One uncultured Tolumonas sp. genomic window carries:
- a CDS encoding IS5 family transposase, giving the protein MPRIMLTDEYWLKLSRLLLETGRVYNKPEHRMTLEGILYRMRVGCPWRDIPSAFGDWNTIYRRFNLWSKKGVLLQLFTALKQSPDFEWEFIDGSIVRAHQHATGASTHESESIGKSRGGNTTKIHLAVDSYGLPIDFLLTGGEVHDSKAAPELIACLPDADFIVADKGYDSEPIRELIRTKNSKPVIPRKSNSKLGNADIDWCLYKYRHLVENAFARLKHYRAIATRYDKLARNYASTLALACCMMWLPM; this is encoded by the coding sequence ATGCCTCGAATAATGCTAACAGATGAATACTGGTTAAAGCTATCCAGACTCCTGCTTGAAACCGGACGTGTCTATAACAAACCGGAACACCGTATGACGCTTGAGGGTATTTTGTACCGAATGCGTGTCGGTTGTCCGTGGCGCGATATCCCCAGTGCTTTTGGCGACTGGAACACGATTTATCGTCGTTTTAATCTTTGGTCGAAAAAAGGCGTTCTTCTTCAATTGTTCACAGCACTGAAGCAATCACCTGATTTTGAATGGGAATTTATTGACGGCAGCATTGTTAGAGCTCATCAGCATGCCACGGGGGCATCAACACATGAGAGTGAATCGATTGGTAAAAGCCGTGGTGGAAATACAACGAAAATACATTTAGCCGTGGACAGTTATGGTTTACCCATTGATTTTCTGCTTACCGGTGGTGAGGTTCACGACAGCAAAGCGGCACCAGAATTGATAGCGTGTTTACCGGATGCCGATTTTATTGTGGCTGACAAAGGTTACGACAGTGAGCCAATTCGGGAGTTGATCAGGACAAAGAATAGTAAACCGGTGATCCCCAGAAAATCGAACTCAAAGCTCGGTAATGCCGATATCGATTGGTGTTTATATAAATACCGGCATTTGGTCGAGAATGCGTTTGCAAGACTGAAACATTATCGCGCCATCGCGACACGATATGACAAATTAGCTCGAAACTATGCCAGCACATTGGCACTGGCCTGTTGCATGATGTGGTTGCCAATGTGA
- a CDS encoding class I SAM-dependent methyltransferase, with the protein MSAINSTISFYSDRAIELSNQYERVDFESVHKDWLHFIPTEGMVLDVGAGSGRDARYLASKGLAVVAVEPADELLTLAKQKAAGLNIHWLKDSLPELREVFSLQAKFDLILLSAVWMHIPASERQRIFRKLSSLLKPSGKMVISLRHGLSPDERVMYPVSSSELATFATQYGLQFEALSSEKRSDQLGRHDVSWETILLTLPDDGTGAFPLIRNIVVNDAKSSTYKLALLRSLLRIAEGHPGALINQNDNAVELPLGLVALYWLKLYKPLIDRDEPMQQSSNAGKGLGFIKPMGWEQLSRVANNDFYIGACYLDTHIAQAVHQTLKDISKTIKDMPAKYITLPGTTQAVFEVETKRTSVPQHGVVLDSEYFRSFGSMSVPKQIWDSLVRYSVWIEPALVNEWASLMAGYSLNWEQTLTKTDYLNALNWEDPQRCTTRIRNRVHQLQSDLGVYCCWSGHSLQNEQFAIDHAFPFARWPNNDLWNLLPAKTSINLQKSDRLPTSEKLLRSKSLIMNWWQQAWSENKKEFFTQAAFALPGIQKSQQNFNDVFEAMTLQRDRIKDLQQLADWR; encoded by the coding sequence ATGTCAGCAATCAACTCAACCATTTCTTTTTATTCTGATCGCGCGATTGAATTATCTAATCAATATGAACGCGTTGACTTTGAATCAGTACACAAAGATTGGCTACATTTTATTCCTACCGAAGGCATGGTGCTGGATGTTGGCGCAGGTTCAGGGCGAGACGCTCGTTATTTAGCATCAAAAGGGCTGGCTGTTGTTGCTGTAGAGCCAGCTGACGAACTACTGACACTGGCAAAACAAAAAGCCGCTGGTCTGAATATTCATTGGTTGAAAGATTCATTACCTGAACTGCGCGAAGTCTTCTCCTTACAAGCCAAATTTGATTTGATATTACTCAGCGCAGTTTGGATGCATATTCCAGCCTCTGAGCGGCAGCGGATATTCCGAAAATTAAGTTCGCTGCTGAAACCAAGTGGGAAAATGGTTATCTCACTTCGGCATGGTTTAAGCCCAGATGAAAGAGTCATGTATCCCGTATCATCTTCTGAACTTGCCACATTCGCGACACAATATGGTTTGCAATTTGAAGCATTATCATCTGAGAAAAGAAGTGATCAATTAGGGCGGCATGATGTCAGTTGGGAAACGATATTACTGACATTGCCAGACGATGGCACAGGCGCATTTCCCTTAATTCGTAATATCGTGGTGAATGATGCCAAATCATCAACCTATAAACTGGCACTATTACGCTCTTTGCTACGAATCGCTGAAGGACATCCTGGCGCGCTAATCAATCAAAATGATAATGCAGTGGAGCTTCCATTAGGATTAGTTGCCTTGTATTGGTTGAAACTCTACAAGCCATTGATTGATCGCGATGAACCGATGCAACAAAGTAGTAATGCAGGAAAAGGACTTGGGTTTATTAAACCGATGGGATGGGAGCAACTCAGTAGGGTTGCCAATAACGATTTTTATATCGGCGCCTGTTATCTAGACACTCATATCGCACAAGCAGTACATCAAACGCTGAAAGACATTTCTAAAACAATTAAAGATATGCCAGCAAAATACATTACTTTGCCCGGTACCACTCAAGCTGTTTTTGAAGTGGAAACGAAACGGACTTCTGTGCCTCAACATGGCGTGGTTCTTGATTCTGAATATTTTCGGTCATTTGGCTCGATGAGTGTGCCCAAACAAATTTGGGATTCACTAGTTCGCTATAGTGTTTGGATTGAGCCTGCATTAGTGAATGAATGGGCGTCATTAATGGCCGGTTATAGCTTGAATTGGGAGCAGACTTTAACCAAAACGGATTATCTCAATGCGTTAAATTGGGAAGACCCACAACGATGTACGACCAGAATTCGCAATCGTGTACATCAATTACAAAGCGATTTAGGGGTGTATTGTTGCTGGAGTGGTCATTCATTACAGAATGAACAATTTGCCATCGATCATGCTTTTCCATTTGCTCGCTGGCCGAATAATGACTTGTGGAATTTACTCCCAGCTAAAACCTCAATCAATTTACAAAAAAGCGATCGTTTACCTACATCTGAAAAATTATTGCGCTCTAAAAGCTTAATTATGAATTGGTGGCAGCAGGCATGGAGTGAAAATAAGAAGGAATTTTTCACACAGGCAGCATTTGCCTTACCAGGCATACAAAAAAGTCAGCAGAATTTTAATGATGTATTTGAAGCGATGACATTACAGCGGGATCGTATTAAAGACTTACAGCAATTAGCTGATTGGCGCTGA
- a CDS encoding ribosome alternative rescue factor ArfA, which produces MKSKTSQASYQHQRGTITDNHLKALVTDKLFRSRVEQNIKGKGSYRRNAKHRRQDEFSLKIAA; this is translated from the coding sequence ATGAAATCGAAAACATCACAGGCCAGCTATCAACATCAGCGAGGCACTATTACAGATAATCATTTGAAAGCGTTAGTGACGGATAAACTTTTTCGTAGTCGTGTTGAACAGAATATTAAAGGTAAAGGTAGTTATCGCCGGAATGCAAAACATCGTCGCCAAGACGAGTTCAGTCTAAAAATTGCTGCCTAG
- a CDS encoding NUDIX hydrolase, translating into MSVWKTLASKVVFETPWLKVRHDDVLTPAGNPSQYGVVEFKNRGVGVVPVLDDGRIVMVRQTRYAIGNQSSLEIPEGGAPQGEDWQQTALRELQEETGYTAREIEPLLTNFYLSNSVTNECGALFIARQLTEGTQDLEETEDIQVELHTFDDLLAMIRSGVISDALTIMALLCIAADRVRYNL; encoded by the coding sequence ATGAGCGTCTGGAAAACATTAGCTTCAAAAGTGGTATTTGAAACGCCTTGGCTCAAAGTGCGACACGATGATGTACTTACACCAGCCGGTAATCCATCCCAATATGGTGTGGTCGAATTTAAAAACCGAGGCGTGGGTGTTGTGCCCGTGTTAGATGATGGCCGGATTGTCATGGTACGACAAACCCGTTATGCCATTGGTAACCAAAGTTCTCTGGAGATCCCTGAAGGTGGTGCGCCTCAGGGAGAAGATTGGCAACAAACAGCATTGCGTGAGTTACAGGAAGAGACAGGTTACACAGCAAGGGAAATTGAGCCGCTATTAACTAATTTTTATCTTTCAAATTCAGTGACTAATGAATGTGGTGCCTTGTTTATTGCTCGTCAGCTGACGGAAGGAACGCAAGATCTAGAAGAAACAGAAGACATTCAGGTCGAACTGCATACTTTTGATGATTTGCTGGCAATGATCCGTAGTGGTGTCATCTCTGATGCATTAACTATTATGGCGTTACTTTGTATTGCCGCAGATCGGGTGCGTTACAATCTGTAG
- a CDS encoding ABC transporter substrate-binding protein has protein sequence MKNFRRIMQFAAIALAVSNVSAAEIKEIRFGVEPGYAPFEVKAADGSLAGFDIDLGNEMCKRLKAKCEWVEGDFDGLIPSLKAKKIDAILSAMSITEQRKQEIDFTNKLYGTPARLVAAKGSAIKPTAEALQGKRVGVMQGTTAETYAKDNWQSKGVELVAYQNQDLVYADLVSGRVDTAFQDAVTAGESFLNKPQGEQFEYAGPEVNDVKYFGVGAGIGVRKEDSALKDALNKTIADMRKDGTYDKLAKKYFKFNIYGE, from the coding sequence ATGAAGAACTTTCGCAGAATCATGCAGTTTGCCGCTATTGCTTTAGCTGTATCTAATGTTAGTGCTGCTGAAATCAAAGAGATCCGCTTTGGTGTGGAACCTGGTTATGCACCATTTGAAGTAAAAGCAGCGGATGGTTCACTGGCTGGTTTTGATATCGATCTGGGCAACGAGATGTGTAAACGTCTGAAAGCCAAATGTGAATGGGTAGAAGGCGATTTCGATGGTCTGATCCCATCACTGAAAGCGAAAAAAATCGACGCTATTCTTTCAGCTATGTCGATTACCGAACAACGTAAACAAGAAATTGATTTCACCAATAAATTATATGGCACACCAGCTCGTTTGGTTGCAGCTAAAGGTTCTGCAATCAAACCAACAGCAGAAGCTTTACAAGGCAAACGTGTGGGCGTAATGCAGGGCACGACAGCGGAAACCTACGCGAAAGATAACTGGCAGAGCAAAGGTGTTGAGTTAGTTGCTTACCAAAACCAAGATCTGGTTTATGCAGATCTGGTTTCTGGCCGTGTTGATACCGCATTCCAAGATGCTGTGACGGCAGGTGAAAGTTTCCTGAACAAGCCACAGGGCGAACAATTTGAATACGCAGGCCCAGAAGTTAACGACGTAAAATATTTTGGCGTGGGTGCCGGTATTGGCGTTCGTAAAGAAGACAGCGCACTGAAAGATGCTCTTAATAAGACTATTGCAGACATGCGTAAAGACGGTACTTACGACAAACTGGCTAAGAAATATTTCAAATTCAACATATACGGTGAATAA
- the hisQ gene encoding histidine ABC transporter permease HisQ has protein sequence MVMLYGYGSIIFNGALVTIEQALLSVALSFLLGLIGAAAKSSQSKAAKLLSGIYTTLIRGVPDLVLMLLIFYGLQIVLNSVTETIGMTQLNIDPFVAGVITIGFIYGAYFTETFRGAYLMVPKGQMEAGVAYGFSPWQTFRYILFPQLMRFALPGIANNWQVTLKATALVSIIGLSDVVKATQNAGKGTYHFFYFTIVAGVVYLIFTTISNLVLLWLERRYSMGVRSAEL, from the coding sequence ATCGTTATGCTGTATGGGTATGGCTCCATTATTTTTAACGGAGCATTGGTGACGATAGAGCAGGCACTACTTTCAGTAGCGCTCTCTTTCCTATTGGGATTGATAGGGGCTGCAGCTAAATCATCACAGAGTAAAGCCGCTAAATTACTATCGGGTATATATACGACATTGATCCGTGGTGTACCTGATTTAGTACTGATGTTGCTTATCTTCTATGGCCTGCAAATCGTACTAAATAGCGTAACTGAAACGATTGGCATGACGCAGCTGAACATTGATCCTTTTGTGGCTGGTGTTATTACCATTGGTTTTATTTATGGTGCCTATTTTACAGAAACCTTCCGTGGCGCTTATCTGATGGTTCCGAAAGGCCAGATGGAGGCGGGTGTTGCGTATGGGTTTTCACCATGGCAGACATTCCGTTATATCCTGTTTCCACAACTGATGCGTTTTGCGTTGCCTGGTATTGCTAACAATTGGCAGGTGACATTAAAAGCAACAGCATTAGTGTCTATCATCGGATTATCTGATGTGGTCAAAGCGACGCAGAATGCAGGGAAGGGTACTTATCACTTTTTCTATTTTACGATTGTTGCTGGTGTGGTTTATCTGATTTTTACCACGATATCGAATTTGGTTCTGCTTTGGTTGGAACGACGTTATTCCATGGGTGTCCGGAGTGCTGAATTATGA
- a CDS encoding ABC transporter permease, with protein sequence MIEILQQYGQAFLWSDGYRFTGVAVTMWLLVISLAVGFMLALPMSIARVSQKKALWMPVWVYTYVFRGTPLYVQLLVFYSGVYTLSVVREVDFLNLFFRSGFNCTVLALALNTCAYTTEMLAGAIRAIPHGEIEAARAYGFSGFTLYRSIIIPSALRRALPAYSNEVILMLHATSLAFTATVPDILKIARDVNAATYKSFHAFGLAAAIYLTISFLLVALFRLAEKRWLKHLKPQSAH encoded by the coding sequence ATGATTGAGATCCTGCAACAGTATGGCCAAGCATTTTTATGGAGTGATGGTTATCGTTTCACGGGCGTGGCTGTGACCATGTGGCTGCTGGTGATTTCACTCGCAGTTGGTTTCATGCTGGCATTACCAATGTCTATCGCCCGCGTATCACAGAAAAAAGCCCTTTGGATGCCAGTTTGGGTTTATACCTATGTTTTTCGTGGCACTCCGTTGTACGTGCAGTTGTTGGTTTTTTATTCTGGTGTTTACACATTAAGTGTAGTGAGAGAAGTTGATTTTCTGAACCTGTTCTTCCGCAGTGGTTTTAACTGCACAGTTCTGGCTTTGGCGCTGAATACTTGTGCTTACACGACAGAGATGTTAGCTGGTGCGATACGAGCTATTCCACACGGTGAAATTGAAGCGGCGCGCGCGTATGGTTTTTCCGGTTTTACGCTCTATCGCAGCATTATTATTCCGTCAGCATTACGTCGGGCTCTGCCTGCATATAGTAATGAAGTCATTCTGATGCTACATGCCACGTCGTTGGCATTTACTGCCACAGTGCCGGATATTTTAAAAATTGCCCGTGATGTGAATGCTGCAACCTATAAATCATTCCATGCGTTTGGTTTAGCTGCTGCGATTTATCTGACAATCTCTTTTCTGTTGGTTGCTCTGTTCCGGTTGGCTGAAAAGCGCTGGTTAAAGCATTTGAAACCACAATCTGCGCATTAA